The genomic region aaaattttattccatattattttgaaatattgagttcatataaaatatacaacatatagaatacatatataataggtttatctattattaaaatattaattacaaattttatagatattatcctaataacaattaaatattataaacattatatttcacgacttattattaaaaaaaaatatcaattattataacaatataataataaaaaaaaatcaatgaaaaaaaatataattatatgtttcttaaattataacatatgATCCAATTAGTCCttcaattaatatattatttttttagcgtataatatatttaaaaaattaaatttacttTATTCTACCTAATATATGATTTAGTATCTATTTTAAAGTCAAATTAAgacttttgttttatattcgtaccataatttttaaaagttgtAATCTTTGCGCTCAAGTGGTATTAcgtaattttaatgaaaattatttataatcatatactaaattttatattattattttttttaactatatatattcagatgtaacaataatataataaaaaaacaaaaaataaaatacttattGCTATAATAGAACTGTTACGTATATAAAtggttatatattttttttgaatgaaataaaatatttgaatatattacattagtctgtaaaattaacaaaaaattaaaaaattattgatgttttaattaaaatgtatattagatatattttcGCTTTCCTAGGAATAACCGCTTGTACATCACAATATCATATTCCCTTTTAACTTGAGTATGCTTTTtacaaagaaataattatgaatgagacattatatttatataaaaatattttttaaaagtgtaTTTAAGTGtaataactaaaaaatatataaactttatgtttttgtgttcatttatatctatataaaatcaattttaacaaataaaaatattcgaaAAACCATTCCATAACCAAATTTCTGtattagatatattaaatgaaacaaagcgaaaaaatatataattttttacatacagatttttaaaaattatctaaaaaataataaccatattatttataaattatctataaaaatataattgtttttttttttactttgtgtttaataaattgtaattattttgaaGATACTATTAATTGTTTCTATAAACTACATATATTCTcgtgtatatttaaaatgttttcaaaattttacaCATTACATAATTATAGACAATCTtgaaaaatagaatatatataaaaatatttaaatacattttaacctattatttcagaaaaaaataaaattagattCATTACAGATAAagacaatttttattttcatagatatataaaacacATTATGAGATATATAAtcattaaaaacaaaacaaaacaattccataatataatacatctATCTGTAATTAACTTAAactaatttcttttattgttttgtaataaaaaaaaaaattaacaaattacatagtctatatattttcaatataatatatatttatgtagaATTTCCAAAATTATCTTTAATATAGCAGCAAAATAcactaataataaattacattCTTTTAGCTCttcctttaattttaaacattcataattttaatttaaaaaactattaaaattaataaatatttaatatatatattatataattatatacattttttttttcttttaaaccATCCCTAAACATCCCCACCTTTTTCAAAAAGggattaacaaaaaatatattctataaaatatatttcataaaacatattttataaaatatatattatattttttctagttacaaatatgtatatgtaaatgcaACAAAACAGATTCACGTtcttacataaattataaaataggaCACATTTATAGTTAATATAAAtctaataatacattttaatatgtacttccataaataataattttagacTTAAGCTGTAGAAGAATAGGAAGTactacatattatatttataaattaacataCTATTTCAATATAATTGTGTAAATTAtcctattatatattaattttatctcataaaaatttatttttcataaaaacctacttacatataaaaaaatatataaaaaaatcgAAAAGGCGACATTAAACAGAGATATCATATTAATGAAcacatttaaaaaacttaaaacatttatattcacaaaaaaaattaagacaTATTCTTTTACAGTTGAACATATGAATgggtatatttatgtaaatttacgtataaaatttatactgTTTtgagaatatttattaagaatatcactaaagataatatatattagttctTATTGgatatttctttttagaaAGAATAATATCTCTTactattcatttatttttttctgaacttgattttttcatattttttaacttttttatgataataaataatccCTAATATTAATGTGAAACCCAATATAACGAACggtatgaaatatattagaatacCAAATAAATGCCATAATACGTGTTTTTCACTAACAGTAATCGATGTATTAAAAGCAGATTTCCAAAACCCATCGAACGCTTTCAATGGTTCTAAAAAACTTTTCAGAGTATCATTAGCCAAGGTTTCTAAATGGGTCCAAACCCCTAATGCACTCCATAACCCCTTATTCTCATCAATCAAACCCCATGATAAATCTACTAAGAGTATGATTAAAAAcagtgaaaaaaataatataggtAAAGTAAAACGTaatctgtattttttaagcattatttttttgtacatctTATCAGTAATTgatctgttttttttaagaaaattctCATAATCGAGTTccttgaatatttttttttccaaatgggaatattttttggtttcaaatgtacaatattttttattcatatcttttttacGACTTCTTGTTATAGTTGGTGAACATTCATTtgatttattcattttgatTTGCACCCCTTCCTCACTGttacatatatcttttttgttaGTCAAACCAATATTTGGCATCTCTTCTTTTGTAAGTATAACCTTTGAATCgatattatacttatatcCTCCTAGTAATCGATAATTTCTTGCTTCAAATTCTTTCGCACAATTGCAATGCTTATTCAATGACATGTCAAACATgccctaaaaaaaaatgtaaatattttatatttaatagtataaataagacagaggtaaaaaaaaggtattaatagagaaaaaaaacaaaaaatattatgatttcaaatatccttaaataaaattttcatacaACATCACTGTTAAAATGAAGCACCCAAGATAATAGAATAAACTCaacaatattaaaaagtaagagggtctttcttttttgttccatGATACAGATAtttaatatcataatataatcaataaagaagaagttaataataatagaatataCTTCTAATGATAAAacgaaatatttaaaataataaaaaaaaatttattatttctgtataaatatataataaaatatacataactATAATGTACGTTACATATTCTATaatcaaaattaatttttaaaatgcattatgtaatatttatcttaattttatttaaaaaaaataataactttcTTTGAAATCATATAATTCgatttaatacatatatatttaaaatatataatttaaatattcagTGTAGTgttataatgatataatatttttattaacctttttcagaataaattatgaaaaaaatattcgaatacatattatatgtaaatattgaGTTTATACACTATGTAGAATGTagagaatataaatataatatattcttctatatattaagaaaataactaataatgttaaaaattataaacaattaataattctgattatataaatttttattttgaaaacgttgatttttattaataaaatatcaattattataataatacaataatcataataatataagaaaaaaaacttattaattatattaattagaaCAAATGCATTAATTCCTCCTCAagtaaatatacttttttatagtatacaaattctttttaaaatagaaatTTATCGAACTACTTAATCTatgtagaaatatatattctaaaagCAAACAAGGtgtgattttttatttttgcaccttaatatttgaaaatcattatttttaattacgTTTAAGTTATACATTCCAtctaaaagaaatttttttacattcatatacatagatttttaaattttttttttaatatatatattccaaagtgatataaaaatattaaaaaaaaaaaaaaagtttaaaggTAAAGCagatatataattgttacattaaatttcattaatttaaaaatatatcaattgAAGCAAATTtactaattatatatatatgatataatatgCTTAAATtgtgaaataataaaaatatattcaactAAGATATATTACTTAGTGATTATTCAATTCATAATATtagaaagaataaattactttttatatattcttttgaaAATACATAATCACAGAAACATATTTTACATGGTAACTGAAATGAAtgagtataaatatattattccaaTATTTATCTCTTACATATTGTAACCATtagaaatttaattataaaaaagttttataaaaaaatattccagTCAAAAGAACATTCACTTTATATTATTGATGTCCTTAAAAATTACTATCTTTCCagttaataattaaaacttaaaaaacaAACAGATGAAACCAAAAtactatttataatttacaaaaacaaggaaaaaaaaattacatatattaaaattaacataatttgatattttaatatgtatattagtTTCATTATAACTTTTATGAAGACACTCAGGTTCTATTTTTTCGAACATTTTGAACAGCTCACATTTTTTCTCTCACCTAAttcttatgtatataatgtgCTTTAAtccattataaaaatttataataatctatacacaaaaattgtaaatatattatgaaaaataagtgcactatataataaaatactgctaaatatttacttataaatattgttatttttagaaaCATTTATTGATCCTATGTATTTTTtgatctatttattttaagaaacAATAAGTTATTCATCTAGATTATTTACATTCTCTAAATAAAGAGaccatatataaaaatattaatttacagggaaatatttaatttttcccttatatatatgtcataTGTCTTTgttgtttataatataacagTAGTGTTTAAATACTTTTCTAATTATGTcatgtttatgtttatttaataatattattaatacttagtacatacatataaaagaagataaatataatattagaTTACAATTTCCATAACATCATTTCATGTTTATGAAAATTGTATATTCTAACATATGCAATAAGTAATGCGTTCATTTAAATAAGCATTTTTTATCCAATTTATTGTGTAACTTGGTTTCAACCGTAACTTGAATGGATCTATTCTTTTGTTGTTCAACAAAGGTAAAATTCCTGAAAATCcccccttttttatatttttaacacattttatattcgttttaattttagtaaatttttatttttcaattaatatatatagtatgcttatatatggtgaaaaatattatttattatataatatccatataaatgtacgtgttatataaaaatgaaatattttttgtacataaaCGGAAAAcgttaaaaatgaatataatagtaataaaaatcgTATGGCTAGGTTCTAACACATGAACAGCttaaaatatactaataaaCTAAATGAACCTGTAGAATCTCAATGATACATCATTTATGTCAAATACTCTTTCTAAGATAGCGTACCATTGGTACAAACTCTTTCTGAACTACTACATTTggatatatttgtttatatcctttaataacattaacatatattgcagtatttttaatattatttatttaaaaatataaattattctattCAAATATTTCAAGCACATCTTTACAAATATCCAATCTCCTCAGACAAGACATTAATATCGTAATAGTGATgtattgaaaaatatgtaatattttctaataatagcttatgttattttaattttcctattctattcaataaaaaacaaatataatgatttcaaaatattcagataataaaaatgattaataAAATAGCTTGAATTCTGAAAATAATCTAAAATATTCACGTAACAACAGGTGTTATATAACATGTTATATTGTAGTAAATtcgtatttataaatgttcaATAATAAGGATCGTTCCGCATATAAcataaagtaataaaaaacttaaagaaagtgtttttttagaaaataccaaaaaaaaaaaaagattataacaactttttttaatattaatattgtaGAAGCAGTATCGTATAAATGAGTACAGATCTAAAAGAACGACAAAACTTTAGCGTAATAAGACTCGTTTGAACAAGTTTACAAaggtaaaagtaaaaaatataggaaatcaaaaaaaaaatatttatgaaaagttatattttataaagtagatacatataaattGTGAAAAATCGTCAATTCTAATTTGATATACTGTAcctatattatcatttaatacACCCATTCACAAAAAGcgtattactttttataagcAACTCAtccatattatatgtataaatggaAATCTAAGAGAAAAGAcgaattaataattataaaatattaacgtTAATAATAGCTGTAACAAACTTACAGATTAATCATTAAATTAACTAActtttcttaataataaatataacttgtccttttatatataattgaacTTAAGTAATAACATTTGtacttatttaattaaatattgtgaatgtaataaattattgaacaccaattttaaattatctttGTTAAAATCatagaattttatattaaatgaattgaaaatattgcaattatatgtaaatcaAAAGGAgtaaacatattatttaaaacataattatattatcaaatattttacattaagaaaacaaagacaaataaaatttatttcatatttgttgaaatcatatatatatatatataagttacTTTTATAGAGTGTTTCgattctatatttatatctacaactaaaataatatatgtaaaattaaaatatatcataaaataaattttttcatatacattatttttaaggatgtattcattattagagggtattaattattatatatatgtatgtcatataatatgaactataaattttaatacgtaaattctatttatagtaatatatatcacaGTTACTGCGTTGTtcttttatacataattaataagaaaaaaatatgttatattatttaaagttactaaaaaatgtaacattGTATTAgctgcatatatatttcatctTCATCCTCTACTTCATCATATATATCCATTGATATTCTCttagtataatttatgtgaaatatttacctatcattatatatattttattgttaaatattttttaaataaataatatattcgtGCCATTATGAAGGAATATTTAATAactaatatgaatatttattaattttttcattgcttttaattaaatgtaaacGGTGAACtccattaatataaattaaatttgttcatatattacaacaaaataatgagaaatatatttaaaaaaaaattttctatatatatatttataaaacaataaaaatacaaaatatacatatatttataagataataaaaaataaaataaagaagaaaaaaaaaaaatattgttatataaatatttaaagcaATTAACTTGAATTTCTTCCAGTAGGTTctcatatatttaagaaaataatatattgttttatgtGACCTCATATGCAtctaatattatatgttatttatgtAGTAGtatcacatatataatatattcaaacataaagatttaaaaatataattactagaaaaaaaataaaatatttttacgtaTATTCCCACATGTAGGCTTAttaatcaaaatatatttaaaataaatgagttATAAAGTaaggaaataaaacaaaaaaatatataaaacaaaaaatttgtataaatataaattcgGAAATTAGAAATGAATAAAACCTATTATCCTTTAATGTAATAGACTCATTAAACATTAACATAATAACTTAATTTTGTATGGGAagtaattatttacataaatttataattaatatgcatttatttattaacgTACTCACTATTCTATAACTCTTGTGTACTAgtttcaaaagaaaaattaaaattagtaactgtatttttaaattatggtTCATTAACCTATGATATTCtcaatacatttaaaattttatgtaattcCATATAGTGactcatatattaaaatgtattataaaataatatattaactttttctttttttatggtaaAACATATTTGTCATTGTTGTTTAAATGATATTCTCATATAGttatgcaaaataaaaacaaaaaataaaggtgatttttttgatatattcaTTAGAATATATCTctaaataattacaaaaacaaaattagagggttcaatattttttatataatttaatatagtataataattcatttacatggaaatataatattattattattattcattaaaaaattataatttaatttactacttttttaaatgtacagaataattaattttgttataaaaatatccagaaaattattcttatttcgAATAAATAGATGTCTTttctttcattatttaatatacctaaacattcattttattaattaaaatatttccgAAATGAAATCATTCATAAACAAAAGAAGTAATATGCATGTacagaacatatatatatgaaataaattactctattttaaaatttcttaatggaattatatatatacctcaaataattcaattttagataagtgatatatatatataataatgagtGTCAGTTACAATTTAATTATGTGGTTTCTAGTATCATAGCAAAAatttagtataatttatatattatctattcTGATCCTTAGACATAAGTAGTAAATACGTAAaagaattaacaaaataattatggcAAAATTATAgctaatattaaaaataaataacaaaaataatataataaaatataaacatactaACAGTACTAATAATTATGTGTTTTTTAGATTATATAGTTTCAGAGAAACATAATAATACGGtgaattatttgtattaatacgtacaattttatttatattttttggttatcattaaaaaaaaaggaaaaaatgcagtatattaataatgtttttCCATAATGAATTGTATATTACATGATGCATCTCATATGTAGGTTTATATTGTTAGCAACTTGACTTtctctttatatataaaacatgaaattgttcataaaaatatttacttgtattaaatattaatgtagTTTTAGGTAAATATCtagttattatatttttaaggttaatataaatagattataaaataaatagtagtgcattcattatttaatatttcatataaaaattattatgtaaatgataattttataatttcttttaattaggaaatattaatttaacaatatgcttttgtaaaatataaagtaataaatttttatttttctttcagATATATATTCAGAGCACACTGTAATATTATAGTCACCAtggaaaaatgttttaactcggtaatattaattattttttaagattcataattttaattataaattgcatatatactataaaattataacatatctaccataaataataatgcctaaataattcataataattctaaatttAGTACCCAGTTGTTCAGGGTTTTACAACATTAAATTTGTATACACAACAAGAATTTAAACGAGTTGGTGCTAATATTATATCTCAAGTCTCTTCtttaaaaagtgaaaataaaaaagaaaaatttagagAAAAATGCAAGAGCCTGGCTGATTATCTAATTAATACGAAAGATCCATATAGGCGTTATCAAGAATATATTTGGAAAGGAGCACTAAGAACTTGGTATAGTAAGAACTTTACAGGGATTACTCAACATGGTGGATGTTTTATGATTTTTAacaatgaagaaaaaaatctTTTAGAATTAATTTATGATGCTTATGATTTCtgcgaaaaaaaagaaaaatatatgcaaatactaagtaagtataaaaaaatataatagtagCATATATGACTGTAATGGTGATCAGAAATGTTTTAGTAAATGTAGCGAATATGAAACGTGGTTTGAATATAGTAAGATACAACTTCAGGATAAAAGGAGTTTCATTGAAAAAAGCtgcaaaaacaaaaaggaacTATTGGAACTTCCAAGAACCAAATGCAACATACTGAAATCTGAAACATTTAATCAAACACCTGTATGCATATTTAACCCTCCAGCTGTACCTGAAGATTCTCAGTCTAAATCAAAAAGTGTGGAATCAGAAGAAGATAATATTAAGGGTCAAGTTCTATCTGCATCTGATAatcaaaaaaacaaagaagaTTCATCTACAAATTCAGATAAGGATGAAGATAAAATCTCTACAAAAGTTGAAGTTCTAAATAAGGAAACCAAAACAAGTCAAATTAGTCTTA from Plasmodium malariae genome assembly, chromosome: 11 harbors:
- the PmUG01_11011200 gene encoding fam-l protein, giving the protein MEQKRKTLLLFNIVEFILLSWVLHFNSDVGMFDMSLNKHCNCAKEFEARNYRLLGGYKYNIDSKVILTKEEMPNIGLTNKKDICNSEEGVQIKMNKSNECSPTITRSRKKDMNKKYCTFETKKYSHLEKKIFKELDYENFLKKNRSITDKMYKKIMLKKYRLRFTLPILFFSLFLIILLVDLSWGLIDENKGLWSALGVWTHLETLANDTLKSFLEPLKAFDGFWKSAFNTSITVSEKHVLWHLFGILIYFIPFVILGFTLILGIIYYHKKVKKYEKIKFRKK